The following proteins are encoded in a genomic region of Neoarius graeffei isolate fNeoGra1 chromosome 6, fNeoGra1.pri, whole genome shotgun sequence:
- the pnp6 gene encoding purine nucleoside phosphorylase 6: MSTSSQCRYKYEEYKETADWLLAHTNIRPKVAIICGSGLGGLSDLLINRTVFAYKDIPRFPHSTVAGHAGQLVFGELKGKQCVCMQGRFHFYEGYDTATVTFPVRIFFLLGVETLIVTNAAGGLNSNFKVGDLMMIKDHINIPGFAGQNPLCGPNDERFGVRFPCMSDAYDKDLAHLARQIAKEQGCANFLQQGVYCMLTGPTYETIAECKLLQLLGADAVGMSTVPEVVVARHCGLRVFGLSLITNKVVSDYSSEERSNHEEVLKTTVMRTQDLQRLIGHLVEKI, from the exons ATGTCCACATCCAGCCAGTGCAG GTACAAATATGAGGAGTACAAAGAGACAGCTGATTGGCTGCTGGCTCACACAAACATCCGGCCAAAAGTAGCCATTATCTGTGGATCAGGTCTTGGAGGCCTGTCAGACCTGCTGATCAATAGGACTGTGTTTGCTTATAAGGACATCccacgtttcccccacagtacag TAGCAGGACATGCAGGTCAGCTGGTGTTTGGGGAGCTAAAAGGAAAGCAGTGTGTTTGCATGCAAGGCCGCTTTCACTTTTATGAGGGCTATGACACTGCCACG GTCACATTCCCAGTACGCATCTTCTTCCTTCTAGGAGTTGAGACCTTGATTGTTACTAATGCTGCAGGAGGGTTAAACTCCAATTTTAAGGTGGGAGACCTTATGATGATCAAGGACCACATTAATATTCCTGGCTTTGCAGGTCAGAATCCTCTGTGTGGCCCAAATGATGAGAG GTTTGGTGTACGCTTTCCCTGCATGTCAGATGCATATGATAAAGACTTGGCCCATCTGGCCAGGCAGATAGCCAAGGAGCAGGGCTGTGCTAATTTCCTCCAACAGGGAGTCTACTGTATGTTGACTGGACCGACCTACGAGACCATAGCTGAATGTAAATTGCTTCAGTTACTTGGGGCAGATGCTGTAG GAATGAGCACAGTACCTGAGGTGGTGGTGGCACGTCACTGTGGCCTGCGTGTCTTTGGCCTCTCCCTCATCACCAACAAGGTGGTGTCTGACTACAGCAGTGAGGAGCGTAGCAACCATGAGGAGGTTCTTAAGACCACAGTCATGCGTACTCAAGACCTTCAGCGCTTGATCGGGCATCTCGTGGAAAAGATTTAA